CCGCAACAATTGTTGTATAAGCCATCGCACCATTATCCTGCAAAGTTTTCATCACACCGGCAATGGTAGATGCTTTTTGGCCAATCGCTACATATATACAATATACAGGTTTGCCTGCATCGTAAAATTCTTTTTGATTAATAATGGTATCAATACAAATAGCAGTCTTACCAGTCTGACGGTCACCAATTACTAATTCACGTTGTCCACGGCCTACTGGAATCATCGCATCAATTGCTTTAATACCGGTTTGCAATGGCTCTTTTACAGGCTCACGATAGATAACACCTGGCGCTTTACGCTCCAATGGCATTTCGTATAATTCACCTTGAATAGGACCTTTACCATCTATTGGTTCACCCAACATATTAATAACACGACCCATCAAACCCTCGCCCACTTTGATAGAGGCAATACTACCTGTACGGCGTACTTTTGCACCTTCCTTAATACCTTTGCTTTCACCCATTAACACCACACCTACATTGTCTTCTTCCAGGTTTAGTGCAATAGCCTTTGTGCCATTTTCAAATTCCACAAGTTCACCAGAGCGAACATTGTTTAATCCGTAAACGCGGGCGATACCATCACCCACTTGCAATACAGTCCCAACTTCTTCTAAGTCTGCTGATGCATTGAAGTTGCTCAGTTGCTGCCTTAATATCGCCGATATTTCATCCGGTTTAATTTCTGCCATATTATTTTGTTTTTCTTCCGTTGTTAAAACGAAAAGGGATTCGTGATTTTTTTCTTTTTAAAAAAGTTTACTTTATATTTTGAACATACAAGTTTTGCTGAAATTGCTTTTTGATATCGCGCAAATCGCGGGCAACACTTGCATCCACTAAATTATTGTTGAATTCTAAAACAAAACCACCGATCAGTTCTGGATCAACGGATGTTTCTAATTCTACTTTATCAAAACCTACTTCGGTTTTCAATTTAGCTAAAATACTTTGTTTATTCTTTTCTGATAATGGAGTAGCTGTCGTTACTTTAACGCTATTAATACCATTAATAATATTGTATTGTTCAATAAATGCATCTGCAATCTGAGGCAAATACCCTTCTCTACCTTTTTTAATCAAAAGTGTATTGAAGGCCGCTGTCAAATCGCTTATTTTACCTTTTGTAATATCGGTAAGAATAGCCTGTTTTTTATCTGCAAAAATAATAGGACTCTTCAATAATTGAACGAACTCACTGCTTGCGGTACATACAGATTTAATAAACTGCATGTCGTTATAAACGGCATCGAGTGATTTTTTCTCTATTGCCAAATCTGCCAAGCTTTTTGCATAAACTGCCGATAAACGTGGATTCTGCATCTTCTGTATATAAATTATTTATTCCTAATTCTTCTAATTCAATTTTACATCGCTTACCAAATCAGCGATAAAGCTTTCTTGTTCAGTCTTATCTGCTAATTGTTTACGCAATACTTTTTCGGCAACTTCAATAACTAAAGAACCTACTTTATTTTTAACTTCTGTTAATGCTGCATTTTTTTGTTGAGCGATCGCCGATTGCGCATCTGCCACAATTCTTTCATATTCACTTTTCGCTTTTGACTGAGCATCAGCAATCATTTTATCAGAAGCATCTTTAGCTTCTTTCAACATCTTTGTTCTTTCTTCACGTGCTTGTTGTAAAAGTGTTTCATTTTCACTCTTTAGCGCAGCCATTTCATTTCTTGCTTTTTCAGCAGTAGCGATGCTATCTGCAATAGTGCTCTCGCGTTCGTCCAACATTTTCAATATTGGCTTCCAGGCAAACTTACCTAAAATGAAAAGCACCAACAAAAACGCTAATAAAGTCCAGAAGAAAAGACCAAAATCGGGTGTTAAAAGTCCCATAATAATTTATTTAAAAACTAATTTTTTAAAATTTAAAGTAAAACCGCATTTTAGCCCTGTGCGTCCAATGCGGTTTTGAAGTACTTAAAGTACGATTGCCAAGATACCTGCAATTACACCCAAGAAGGCAACACCTTCTACAAGGGCAGCAGCAAGAATCATGTTTGCACGGATGTCGCCAGAAGCTTCTGGTTGACGAGCAATAGCTTCAACCGCACCTTTACCAATTTGGCCGATACCTACGCCAGCACCAAGTGCAGCAACACCTGCGCCAACAGCACCAAGACCTTTAGCCATTCCGTCGGCTTGTAACATTACAGTGTTCAATAAAGACATTGTGTATGGTTTTTAAAATGAAAAAAAAGTTTATTAATAAGATTATATTATAATTCTAATTCTCTTTCTGTATGCACGTGATCAATACCATGTGCATCTGCGCCATGTGCATGCGTTTCAATCATTTGACCAATAAAGATGGCAGTAAGATTCGCAAAGATATAAGCCTGAATAGCAGTCACCAACAATTCAATCAACATCGAAAATACAGACAACGCAACAGATATGATACTAAAACCACTGCCTACATAAACATTCAGACTGGCAAAAATAAAAATT
The Arachidicoccus soli DNA segment above includes these coding regions:
- the atpH gene encoding ATP synthase F1 subunit delta; the protein is MQNPRLSAVYAKSLADLAIEKKSLDAVYNDMQFIKSVCTASSEFVQLLKSPIIFADKKQAILTDITKGKISDLTAAFNTLLIKKGREGYLPQIADAFIEQYNIINGINSVKVTTATPLSEKNKQSILAKLKTEVGFDKVELETSVDPELIGGFVLEFNNNLVDASVARDLRDIKKQFQQNLYVQNIK
- the atpF gene encoding F0F1 ATP synthase subunit B, with protein sequence MGLLTPDFGLFFWTLLAFLLVLFILGKFAWKPILKMLDERESTIADSIATAEKARNEMAALKSENETLLQQAREERTKMLKEAKDASDKMIADAQSKAKSEYERIVADAQSAIAQQKNAALTEVKNKVGSLVIEVAEKVLRKQLADKTEQESFIADLVSDVKLN
- the atpE gene encoding ATP synthase F0 subunit C; the encoded protein is MSLLNTVMLQADGMAKGLGAVGAGVAALGAGVGIGQIGKGAVEAIARQPEASGDIRANMILAAALVEGVAFLGVIAGILAIVL